The Rhodothermales bacterium DNA segment GCTTTCGTAGCCATAGCGGGCAAGCCGGCGGACCGTCACCTCAAGGGATTCAGCCCGCATCCAGTTATGCATGGAAAGATGCACGGGGTACCTCTAATGGTTGCAGGTTGGCAAGTTGCAGGTTGGCAGGTTGGCAGGTTGGCAGGTTGGCAGGTTACAGGTTGGCAGGTTGCAGGTTGGCAGGTTGCAGGTTGGCAAGTTGCAGGTTGGCAAGTTGCAGGTTGGCAAGTTGCAGGTTGGCAGGTTGCAGGTTGGCAAGTTGCAGGTTGGCAGGTGAAAGAACCTGTAACTTGTAACCTGCCAACCTGCAACCATTCACCTCTCCGCCAGCAGTTCGAACAATCCCTGGACGTGCAGCCCGTACGCGCCGGCGTGCTCGCTCAAGGCCGCGAGGGTGCCGGGGCATTCCGTGACCAGGCCCTGGGCGCCGCGGCTGCGCGCGTCTTCGAGGCGGGATTTCGTTAGTTTATCGGCGATTTCGGGTTCGGCGAAGGCGAACGGCAGGTTCCCGGCCGGGAAGGCGCGGTCGCCACGCCAGAACAGTTCCACCGGCGCATCCGGCAGGACGGCGCGCAGCAGCGCGCGCGGCGCGTCGATCCGGCCCAGTACGCGGATGGTGTGGGTTGGATCGACATACGCGATCGGGATTCCGACGGCCGCCCGGTTAAACGAAATCGCCCCTTCTCCCAATTTCTGGGCGAGAAAGGTGGCGACATCTACGATCTCTACGCCGGCCGGCAGGGTGAGACCGAGACGTTTCGCATACACTTCTCCGATCGCGAACGCGGCTCCGGGGCTGAGCACGTACAGGCGGGTGGCGCCGGTCGCGCTCAGTTCGGCGAGCGTAGTCTCGGCAAGTTGTTTCGCGATGCCTTCGTAGCCGAGGGAGGCCGGCGTAAATCCGTCGTTGCGGCCCCGCCCGATCAGCACCGGATCGACGCCGACGCGGCGCAGGAGCGCCAGCGCCGCCTCGAGGGTCTCGGGCCGCAGGTGTGCGGCCTCGTCGCCGACGAAGAGGGCCGCGGTGCCCGTGCCCTGCGCAGGTTCAGGGGCGACGTCGACAAAAGCATTGCCATACGTCGAAAGGCGGTCCACCAACGCCTGCAAGCGGTCTGGCGCCAGGCCGCGTTCGACCAGCACCCCCCGGGCGGCGGCCAGCGCCGCCGGCAAGGGTTGATCGGTCACGCAGTGGGCCTCGCACATGCCGCAGTCCGCACACGCGAACATTGTGGACGCCGATTGCTTGCTCCAGGCGAACAGTCCGCGCTTTTCCGACGCCACCATCTGCCCCCAACCGTGTGGCGTGTAGGTCTCCAGAAAGGTGACATGCCCGACCGGGCACATGTGCCGGCACATGAGGCAATGACGGCAATACTCGGTGGTGTTGATGATGCTCATGGAGAGGGATGGTTGCAGGTTGGCAGGTTGGCAAGTTGGCAGGCCTGTCCTGAGGGACGGAGGCGAAGCCGACGGACTCGAAGGATTACAGGCTGGCAGGTTGATCGGCTTCACAACCTGTAACCTGCAACTTTCCAACCTGCCAACCATTCAGATGCCGAACCCGACTTTGCCGGGGTTCATGATGCCGTTCGGGTCGATCATCTTTTTGAGCGATTCGAGGAACGGCCAGGCGTCGCCGTACTGCCGGCGCATAAACCGGGCTAGCTTCAGGCCGACGCCGTGATGCTCGTTGATCATACCGCCATTATCAAGGGCGGCGCTGACGGCGGTGTTCCAGACCCGGTTATGGAGGCGGAGCGCCTCGCGGGCATCCTCGGGCGGATGCTCGATGATGAACCGGGAGTAGACCATCGTGCCCCAGTGCCACCAGTGCGAAAAGTGGCCGATATAGGTGATCCCCCATTCCGCGTAGGTCTCTTCGACCGCCTTTTTCTGGGCCCAGTAGATCGTCTCCATCTTATCGTAGGTGGCCACCGTCTCGGTGGTGCCGTACATCCAGGGCATCTTGAGGCTGCGGGGCGGGTAGTAGAAGTCGTACCGGTGGTTCCACCACTTCTCGCCCGGCTCGCGGCCCAGATCCCGGGCGCCGAGCGTCGTGCAGATCTCCATCGCCTTCTGCTCCTGCAGCGCCGCGATGTCCGGATCGCCATCGAACCCGATCACCATGTAGGCGCCCTCGAACTCGTACCCCAGGATGGATTTTATGAGCATCCGGGTGGAGTTCATATCGTAGAGGCGGATGACAAACGGCTGCAGGCGTCGGGCCATCATCTGGCGGCCGGCCTCGATGGCCTTCGAGAAATCGTCGAATAAGACCGCGCGGAGAAGCCGGGCCTCGGGGAGGTAGTCGACCTGCATCGTGGCTTCGGTGATGATCCCGAACACCCCTTCTGTTCCAAGGAATAGCCGTGCGAAGTCCGGCCCCCCCGCATGGTTCGGCACCGACGGCGTACGCATGACGTGACCGCTGGGGAGCACGATCTGCATACTCATCATGAGATCCTCGGCTTTGCCGTACTTGGTGCTGATGGTACCGCTTCCGCGCGGCGCCAGGTACCCGCCCAACGTCGCACAGTTCGCCGAGGCCGGGTAGTGCGGCAGCGTGAGCCCCTTCTCGTTGAGCGCCCACTCCAGATGGGTGCCGTTGACGCCGGCCTCGGCCGTGACGGACAACGTCCGCTCGTCGATATCGATGATTTTGTTGAGCCGCTTCAGATCTACGATGATGCCGCCGTACAGCGGCAACGAACCGCCCTGGGTGCCTGAACCGCCGCCCCAGGGAATCACCGGCAACTTGTATTTGTTGGCGATGATCATGATCTCGGTGATCTCTTTTACCGAGCCGGGATGGACGATGTAGTCGGGCGGACGAAGCCGCTCGCCCCGGTCCATCCACATCTGCGGCATCCACGACCAGTCGACGGAATAGATGAGCTTCTCCGCGTCGCCGATGGAGATGTGGCCTTCACCGACCACTTCTTCTAATTCACTACGGATCATCTCCTGCAGAAAGGCGCTAGGGAGCATAGGGGCGCTTGGTTCGGAACGCGGCAGCACCCCGAAGGAGGGCCTTCGGGGCGGCAGCGAATACGGTGGGTAGAGGGTGGTGGGTAATCGACGATGGGGTTTACGCCGGCCAGGATCTGGACACGAACCGGCCCCACATCGCCTCAAACCCCGCGGCGCGTTTCCAAGGAGGACGCAACTGCAACAGGCTGACGCGGGGTATATTTCCTGTATACAGGGAGGATACACTGAATTTCAATTCGAGTCAAACCGGGCAGAAAAAATGCGTCGCAAACGGTCGGAGGCGGCCCACGGCCGCGGTCAGGGTTCGCTCCGCGAACAGTCCTGAATGGTTCGCTCCGCACACGGGCATGACACACAGTCGATTTTGAAGAGTTAGCACGATTTCCTACTCTTCCTGCCCACCCTCCGCCCGCCTTTCCACCTCGTGCCATGCGACCTCTCGTCTTTATCTGCCTGATTTTGCTGACCGTCACGCCGCTGGCCGGCGCGCAACCCATTGCTATCGAATTCGAACACGGCGACCGCGTCCTGTTTCTGGGAGATGGCCTCTTCGAGGTCGCGCTTGACTATGGCGTCATCGAGAGCATGCTCGCCACGCGCTGGCCGGATCGGCACGTCACCTTTCGCAACATCGGCTGGTCCGGCGATACGGTCTATGGCGAAGCACGCGATCACTTCACCAACCCGCCGACGCCCTACCAGCACCTGATGACCCAGATCAAAACGGCGAAGCCGACGGTGGCTTTCGCGGGTTATGGATCCGGGCTCGCCTTCGCCGACGACGCCGGCTTCGCCGCCTTCGAAACCGGCCTCGAAGCGCTCATCGATACCCTCCTGGCCCTCCCGGCGCGGGTGGTCCTCCTGGCGCCGCCCCCGCATGAGCCCGAACGCTCGCCCGTGCCGGACGTCGCCGCCTACAACGCCAACCTCCGCCGGGCGGCCGACCTGATCGGCGCCGTGGCCGCACGCCGCGAACTCGCATTTGTCGACCTCTTCGCCGGCCTCTCCGATGCCGCCATCCAACCCGACCGCGCCATCACTTCCAATGGCATCCACCTGGACGATGCCGGCTACCAGCTCGCGGCCGACGTCATCGCCGCCTCCCTCGGCCTCCCCCGGCCGGTGGAGACCATCTCGATTGACATTTCCGAACAACGGCTGGACGCCGGCTTCGGCGAAGCCACCTCGCTCGCTCTATCGCCGGAAACCGTTCGGTTCGAATTCCAACAACCCACCCTGCCCGTCGGCGCCGAGGCCGACAAGCCCGCCACCCTCGTCGTCCAGGGCCTCCGCCGCGGCCGATACGCGCTGTATATCGACGACATGAAAGTGGCCTCCGCCTCCGCCGAGGCATGGCGCGCCGGGGTCGCGTTCCAAAACGAGTCGGAGGCCCGACAGGCCCAACGACTCCAGACGTCTATCCTGGCCATGAACGACCTCTTCTTCCAGCAGTACCGCCCGCAAAACGAAACGTACCTCACCGGCTTCCGCCAGTATGAGCAGGGCCAGAACGCTCGCGAGCTCGATCTCCTCACGCCGCTCATCGGTGAACTCGACAACGAGATCGGCCGGCTGCGCGTGCCGCGTCGTTACACCTACCGACTCGTCGCGGAGTAACGCCCACCCCGTTTCAAGACGGATGATGCGTAACAACACGCGGCACCCCATCCGGCACCCAAGTGCCCTGTTCGTGACTGATTTCCCCTAGCTGATTCAATAACAATAGGTAACCGCACCAGGTGACCGCGAGGGGAGCCCGGTCGTTTTTCAGAAGCGATACCCGCCGTAACGCCGGCGTTACGGGTCATCCCACAAGCCGCAACCCGGCAACCTGTGCACATGACCGCAAGCGAGGCAAGCGGCAAACCGGCCACAGCGCTTTCCTTCATCCCGCTTCGCTCGTTACCTTCCGGACCCACCAACCCGACATCGCCCATGTCCCGCCTGTTCGCCCTCTGCATGCTCGTCCTCTTCGCCGCCCCGGCGCTTGCTCAGGATGACCTGAACAACATCCCCATCCCGGACCCCCGTCTGGAAATGGAAGCGCTTCAGCTGATGGATGGGTTCGAGATCAACCTCTTCGCCGCCGACCCCATGATCGAGAAACCGATCCAGATGACGTGGGACGAGGAGGGCCGGCTATGGG contains these protein-coding regions:
- a CDS encoding SGNH/GDSL hydrolase family protein, whose product is MRPLVFICLILLTVTPLAGAQPIAIEFEHGDRVLFLGDGLFEVALDYGVIESMLATRWPDRHVTFRNIGWSGDTVYGEARDHFTNPPTPYQHLMTQIKTAKPTVAFAGYGSGLAFADDAGFAAFETGLEALIDTLLALPARVVLLAPPPHEPERSPVPDVAAYNANLRRAADLIGAVAARRELAFVDLFAGLSDAAIQPDRAITSNGIHLDDAGYQLAADVIAASLGLPRPVETISIDISEQRLDAGFGEATSLALSPETVRFEFQQPTLPVGAEADKPATLVVQGLRRGRYALYIDDMKVASASAEAWRAGVAFQNESEARQAQRLQTSILAMNDLFFQQYRPQNETYLTGFRQYEQGQNARELDLLTPLIGELDNEIGRLRVPRRYTYRLVAE
- a CDS encoding FAD-binding oxidoreductase, whose protein sequence is MLPSAFLQEMIRSELEEVVGEGHISIGDAEKLIYSVDWSWMPQMWMDRGERLRPPDYIVHPGSVKEITEIMIIANKYKLPVIPWGGGSGTQGGSLPLYGGIIVDLKRLNKIIDIDERTLSVTAEAGVNGTHLEWALNEKGLTLPHYPASANCATLGGYLAPRGSGTISTKYGKAEDLMMSMQIVLPSGHVMRTPSVPNHAGGPDFARLFLGTEGVFGIITEATMQVDYLPEARLLRAVLFDDFSKAIEAGRQMMARRLQPFVIRLYDMNSTRMLIKSILGYEFEGAYMVIGFDGDPDIAALQEQKAMEICTTLGARDLGREPGEKWWNHRYDFYYPPRSLKMPWMYGTTETVATYDKMETIYWAQKKAVEETYAEWGITYIGHFSHWWHWGTMVYSRFIIEHPPEDAREALRLHNRVWNTAVSAALDNGGMINEHHGVGLKLARFMRRQYGDAWPFLESLKKMIDPNGIMNPGKVGFGI
- a CDS encoding (Fe-S)-binding protein, which produces MSIINTTEYCRHCLMCRHMCPVGHVTFLETYTPHGWGQMVASEKRGLFAWSKQSASTMFACADCGMCEAHCVTDQPLPAALAAARGVLVERGLAPDRLQALVDRLSTYGNAFVDVAPEPAQGTGTAALFVGDEAAHLRPETLEAALALLRRVGVDPVLIGRGRNDGFTPASLGYEGIAKQLAETTLAELSATGATRLYVLSPGAAFAIGEVYAKRLGLTLPAGVEIVDVATFLAQKLGEGAISFNRAAVGIPIAYVDPTHTIRVLGRIDAPRALLRAVLPDAPVELFWRGDRAFPAGNLPFAFAEPEIADKLTKSRLEDARSRGAQGLVTECPGTLAALSEHAGAYGLHVQGLFELLAER
- a CDS encoding pentapeptide repeat-containing protein; this translates as MAGYKLQVLSPANLQLANLQPANLQLANLQLANLQLANLQPANLQPANL